The Streptomyces hundungensis genome contains the following window.
GGGACGGTCATCGGCGTAGCCGCTCCCGTCAGGATCGATGCGTCCGACAACTGGAGCGCGGCCGCCATCTTCAGCGTCAACGAAGTGTTGTGCAGTTCGCGCTCGCCGCTTTCGATCTTCTTCAGCCAGTCAGGTCCGCGGCCGCACATGCTCGCGAGCATCTCGCGGGTCTTGCCTCGTGATTCACGGAGGAGTCGGATGCGCTCACCAGCGCTGAGGTCTGCGGGGATGTCCATGGTGCCCCTTCTAATGCAGTGCCGTGACAATGCGATACGCCCACCGTACGGCGGGACACGCTGGCCGGGAATGACGAAGACGCCCCCTGCCGGCCCGGAGGCCAGACAGGGGGCGCACTCGCGCGTGGGTAGCTACAGGGCGGACTGAAACGTCGAGGCGCTCGGCACGTTGTCGGCGGCCGTGGTGATGCGGTCGAGGGCGCCCGGGATGCGGCCGGTGTGCTGAGCTGCGGCCCGGTCGGCGAGCGGGATCCGGCGGGCCTGCGGGGTGGCGGCGGGGCGCGCGGCGGCCGAGACGAGCGTAGTGGTCATGGGCTGATTGTCCCCTTCTCGGGCTGGTTCGGATGCGAACTCACGCCTCTGAGGCAGGAGTTCCGTAGCCCTCGTGGTGGTGGTCGGTGAAGCAGCCGGGGCAGAGCGGGCAGTGGCAGATCCGGCAGCGCAGCTGTGCCTGCTCCCGAGTGCAGCGGGAGCAGGCGTCCGGCCTCTCGGTCATCGGTTCACCGCGTCCCAGATGGCGCGACCGACGGTGCTCGGCTTCGCGTCGCCGCTGGTGGTCCGGGTGGCGCCGAACGTCTTGCCGTTCCGCTCGGACCAGTACGAGACGTAGGCCCGGGGAATCCAGGACGTGGCCGTTCAATCCGGTGATCGGTTCCGTGAGATCCCGCGCGAGGGTGGTCCGGCGACCCCCTCGGGGTGGGCCCGAGCCCTAGGGCCTGTCCGGCGGATCTTGTCTGGGACGCGGGGGGCTGCCACGCCCATCTGCGGCGTTGTCGTCGGTTGCCGACGCTCCGCGTCGCCGCCCTCCTCCGCCTTGCAGCTGGACGCACCAGCCCCCCGCTCACCAGCACCACAAGGCCAAGGCACCCCGACGGCGACCAGATCCGCCGGACAGGCCCTAGTGCTGGATGATGCGGCTCGCTGTCCAGCCGTCCTAGGTGCCCCTCGCCCGTGCGCCGGTGCCTCTCATGCGCGCCTACCCGACGACGGTCTTCCCTGGGACGATGCGTGTTCCGTCCACAGCGATCCGTACGCAGGAGGGGCACGTGACGCAGTCGAAGTGTGGAGCGCCGACGCAGAGCGGGCAGCGGTGCCAGAACAAGGCAGTCATTGGGACCTCGCGGTGCTCCAAGCACCAGGGGCCGTTGTCTGCTTACGGGGTCCAGCAGCGGAAGAAGAAGGAAGCCGAGGCGAAGCTGAAGAAGCTTCGCAAGAAGCGGTGAGCCGGGGCGCCGACCCGCTCGGCTGACGTCCACGGGTGACATCAACGAAGGCGGACCGGAGCGGTCTCGGCGGTTCGCCGCAGGGTCACAGTCGAGGCGGGCGCGCGGCTGGAGCGGGGTACGGGGAGAACTTACAAAGCAGATGTTGGCGGTTCGAAACCGTTCATCCCACCGGTGGTATGCAGCAGGTGCGAGCCTGTTGGCGCCGCCCTCCAGTCGATCATGACTAGCGGTCTTTTCCGTGATCGGAGTCCACCAGCGCCACGGGGGGAGGATGCCCCGGCGGGCTCGTCGGCCGGCCGGGGTGGTGAACGTCAGGCTTCGGTCCGCGGGACGAGGAAGCCGCGTACCGGGCGGTCCTCGGAACTTTGTTGGCGGTGCCACTGCTTGACGAGTTCGGCGTATCGCGGGTCCGTCCACTCCTGGTTTTCCATGCCTGCCTCCTGGTTCGCCCTGCCTCGACAGTCTCATCCTGATCGCCGACGCGATGGGCGTGTCCCAGGAATTCGTAAGGACTGTGATTCCCGAGTGAGGCCCTGAGCCTTGACGGCGGCGGCCTCCTCGGCTGTCGCATGCCGCAGTTCGCGGGTCTTGAACGTGGCGTCGGGGAGCTCACCGGGCCGAGTGGAGGGAACGAACGCCACCCGCTTCATGTCGTCCCCGGGGAAGTACGCGCTGCTGTCCAGGTCCCGGGTGATGAGCCCGGTCCGGCCCTCGCGCACGACGACGACGTAGTCCCACTGCTTCACGACTCGGCCCCCTGCAACTCCAGGGAGCCGGTTGCGACCAAGGCGGCCAGCCGGGAGGGATCGCACAGGTCGCCGGGGCGGGTGAGGGGGACAGCCCAGTAACCGTCGACGCCCTCATCGGGATCGCGGAGTTCGATGGGGGGCACGCCGAGGTAGTGGTCGCGGCCCAGGTACTCGGCGTGCGGACTGTGCCCCCAGGTTGGTGCGGCGGGGGGAGTGAGGGCGTAGAACCTGCGCGTCGAGGGGGCGTGGAGGACGGGGCCTTGCAGGGTGCCCGCCAGCACCCGGGTCACCTGGACGGGCAGCGTGCTTTTGGTGATCGCGTACACCAGGGTCTCGGTGAGGCGAACGGCCGAGAAGCGGCGGCCGAGCGCCAGCGTGGCGATGCCGCCCTGCTTCCACTGCTCCTTGGCCAGGTGGGGCCGGTTGAGACTGCCTGCGAGCCAGTCTGAGATCGCGTCCCGTTCGGACGTGGTGAGGGGGTGGGGCAGGGTGCTCATGGGGGCCTCCGCGGTCGGCTGGTGAAGCGGCGCGTGCGCCGTCGTGACCAGCAAAGTAAGGAGGCAGGAGGCGGTTTCGCTCGGCGATTGCGCGCAATTGCGCACGGGGGAAGGCGCGTTCGTGGGGATTGCTCACATGGTGTCGAGAGATGCCCGGGCCCGGGCGATGGCGCGGTGCGCTTGCGGCCCATACACGGCTGACTCGGCCAGCCAGTCCCATGCGCGCTCGTACAGTCGGATCGAATCCTCGTCGTCGAGCCACATCTCGGTGTCGATCGTCTCAACGATCACGAGACGCCTGTCGTAGATCCAGAACCCGTGGGCCGGGGTGCGCCGCAGTTGCGCGCCGAGAGGGACGATGCCGAGCTCGATCGTGTCGAGACCGATCAGGCTGACGAGCCGATCCAGTTGAGCCGCGTGAACCTCGCGCGAGCACATGCGCACGTACAAGGCGGCCTCCCATACGAGGAAGCGGAAACTCTTACCCGGTTCGTACAGTGCCTGCTGGCGGCGCATCCTGGTTCGCACGGCGTCGTCGATGTCCTTGACGACCTGCCGAAACTCGGAGTTCGCTGCGAAGGTCGCCCGCGCGTAGTCCGGCGTCTGGAACAGCCCCGGGATGCGGGCGACTTCCAGCCCGCGGATCACCTTGGTGTCCGCCGTTTCCGCGATCGCCAGCTCCTGTCTGGCACGGTGCCCGGTTACGAGTTGGCGACGCCAGGACCGGTACTTGGTCTCCACCCCCGACAGGCGTCCGGTCAGCTCGGCCGTCAGCTCCGGCCGCCCGACGGCCTGCGCCCATGCGCCGAGATCACCTGGAGTAGGGGTCTGCTTCCCAAGCTCCAGGCGGGATACCTTGGAGCGCTGCCAGCCGAGCCGCTCCGCGACGCCTTTCCCGTCGAGGCCGGCCGCGATGCGCAGCTCACGCAGCCGCGCACCCAAGGCGACCCTCGCGTTCTGGAAGTCCGTGCTCACACGGGGGAACGTACCTGCCTCTGAAACTCCTCGGTACGGGTCGCGCAGTGCCATGCGCTGTCCCGCGCCTGGCAGGCGGCCAGGACTTCGGCGGGATCTTCGCTGACGATCACACCGAGGGTGTTGTCCTCGTCGTCGAAGACGAAGCGGACCAGAACGCGGGAGTCGAAGAGCCAGAAGTCCCAGTCGGGCAGTCCGAGCCGACCGGCTTCTGCCCGGGTCATGTTGCGGATGTCCTCGCCGGCCGCGACGTTTCCGAGCCCGGAGGCCAGGAGGTACGCCTGCCCCTCGGTGGCCGGCTCGTCGACGAGCCGGACGCGCTCGAAGCGTTTGCCCTGCTCCGTCTGCTTGCGCACATTGCTGCGCCAGGCGTCGAACGGCTCGTCGGCGATGCCTTCGCCAGCCTGCCAGCGCTGCCACTTCCGGCTCTTGCGGTCGGAGGCGTAGCCGCGTCGTGTCTCCAGGCGCCAGGCTGTGTGCTTGAAGTCAGCGAACATGTGGGCCACTTCGGCGAACGGGATCAAGGCATTCGTCATGGCTCGGGGAGCGAACCGGGTCAGCAGGTCCCGTGGCACAGTGACGAAGGTTTCGGACTCCTTCACGTCGCGCAGTTGGGCCAGGTGCTCGGGGTCGGTAACTCGCTCGCCTTGGACGAGGATCTCTCCGGTCCCCTCGACTTCGTACAGCGTGGGGCAGTCGCCGTCGTCGCTGGTGGTGCCGATGAACCTGAGCGTCATCTCGCCCTCCATCCGCGCTTGTTGGAGGTCCAGCATGCGGGAGCTGGGAGGCGAGCGCTCGATGATTGCGGCAGATTGCGAAGCGGCTGACGGGGCTGCCGCTTGCGAGCAATCGGCCACGACGAAGCGCCATCTGCCGGACCCGTAGGCCTAGCAGTGGGCGCTCGTGCGTGCGGCTACAGCGCGGGTTGGACGCGAACGCTCTCGGCACCGTTTCGGCGGCCCAGCGTTCAGTGGGGGCCCGTGCCGCGCGACCACCCCGCGTACTGCGGTCGCGGCGTAGCGAGGGAGGCGGACAATGGGAAGTGCGTCGGCACGGCACCGCGCGGCGTACCCGCTCTTAGCTGAGCCGAAGTGTCCGAGGAGCAGACATGCGTCGGCGGAAGGTCAAGTCAGCAGTCCTCATCGGCGCGGTCGCGGCCACGGTCGCCGCCCTCGGGTCGGCCGGGGCCGCCGCCCCCGAGGGCCGACAGGGGGCGCCCCTGCCGGCCGGGGCCGCCGCCCCCGAGGGCCGACAGGGAGCGTCCCCAACCGTGGTGGTCGACTGTTCCGGGGATGCCCAGGTCCGGCCGGGCAGCTATCTGATCGCCTGCGGTGACGGGAACAACGGGCTCGTCTCGCTGCACTGGACGCGGTGGGGGGCGACCTCCGCCGAGGCCCGGGGCTCGAACGTGGTGAACGACTGCCTCCCCTACTGCGCCGCCGGGCACTTCCACACGTTCCCCGTGACGGTCCGCCTCGACACGGTCCGCGCCAGGCCGGGGCAGCAGAGCCAGGCCTATTTCACCGTGCTGCACCTCCACTACACGGCCGACGGGCCGCCCCGGACGCCTCGCGACGCGGCGTACTCGATCGTGGCCGTCAAGCCGGGGGTCGCCGGTTAGGGCTGCTCCGTGTCGTACGGCCCGGCCGGCCGGCCCGCAGCGGGAAGCCCCGTCGGGTGCGGACGGGGCTTCTCGGCCGGCGGCGTGGCGTGCTCGGGGTTCACGCCCGGCGCCGGGGTCCGGCGGGTCAGGAGCGGGGAGGACTCCGCCGGATGGCTGAGATTACGCCCGTGTTTGGCTGGAACGTAACCCCTGTGCATGATGAGGCCCCGATGGGTTGACGGGACGCCGGGGCGGACGATCGGTGAGCCGTGGGCCGTGGCGGCGGGCGGGCGAGTGGAGGGGGTGCGGGGTGGGCGGGAAGAGGGCGTTGCGGCGGGCGTATGCCCGGGCGTGCGGGGACGCGCCCAGTTACCGGGAGGTCGGCGCCACCGGCGAGGGTGCGCTGCCCGGCGGGTACCGGGTGTTCCGGCGGCGGATCCGCGTCGGGTGCGGGCAGGACGCCTTCGAGCGGGCCGGCGCGTACGTGCTGGGCTGGGGGGTTCAGCGCGGCGCCGGGTTCGGGGTGTACCCCGGTGTGCCCGCCGTGCCCGGCGCCACCGCTCTGGTCGTGCTGCGACCGCCCGGGCTGCCGTGGCCCCGCCTGGTCATCCCGTGCCGCGTGGTGTGGACCGTACGCGCCGCCGAACGCATCGGTTTCGCCTACGGCACCCTGCCCGGTCACCCGGAGCGCGGCGAGGAGTCGTTCGTCGTGGGGCGCGAGGCGGACGGGCTCGTCTGGTTCGAGGTCGCCGCGTTCTCCCGGCCCGCACGCTGGTACGCCCGCCTCGGCGGGCCCCTCACCCGCCTGTTCCAGGACCTCGCCACCCGGCGCTATCTCCGGGCGGTGGCCGCCGCCGTGCGTGAGCGAGCCCACTGAAGGGAACGCGAGCGGGGTCCACCTCGTCTCTCCGGGAGGTGCGAGGACGTACAGGAGGCGGTGACACACTGGCCGCTCGTTCGGTGAAGGGAAGCTGGTCGTGGCGATGATGCGGAACCTGCGGAGGGCGGTGCGCCGCTCCTACCGGCGGACCGTCGACCTCAGCCATCCGGTGCGCTCGCCCCTGGGGAGCGCCGTCGTCAACTGTGCCGTGTACGTCGACGGCGTACGGCAGAAGGAGGACTGCCCCGCCGAGGAGGCGCTGCGGCGGGTGCGCCGGCTGGGCGAGGGGGCCTTCGTCTGGATCGGGCTCCAGGAGCCGACCCAGGAGGAGTTCGCGGGGCTCGCGGAGCTGTTCGGGCTGCATCGGCTGGCCGTGCAGGACGCCGTCACCGCGCACCAGCGCCCCAAGGTCGTGCCGTACGACGACACCTTGTTCTCGGTCTTCAAGACGTGCCGTTACGTCGAGCACGAGCAACTCACCGCGACCAGCGAGGTGGTGGACACCGGGGAGCTGATGGTGTTCACCGGAACCGACTTCGTCATCACCGTGCGGCACGGCTGCCACGGCTCGCTCGGACCGCTGCGGGAAGAGCTGGAGAGTGAGCGCGAGCGGCTGGCCAAGGGGCCGTCGGCGGTGCTGCACGCCGTCGCCGACCACGTCGTGGACGACTACCTCGCCGTCATCGAGGCCATGCAGAGCGACATGGACGCGGTCGAGACCGCCGTCTTCGCCGAGAACGCGGGCCGGGGCGACGCCGGACGGATCTACCAGCTCAAGCGTGAACTCCTCGAACTGAAGCGGGCGGTGGCGCCGCTGGCCCGGCCCCTGCAAAGGCTCGCCGGCGAGGAGGTGCCCGGCATCGACCCGGAGGTCAGGCCGTACTTCCGGGACGTCACCGACCACCTGCTCCGCACCACCGAACAGATAGCGGCCTTCGACGGGTTGCTCGACTCCATTCTCCAGGCCCACCTCGCCCAGGTCACGGTGGCCCAGAACGAGGACATGCGGAAGATCACGGCGTGGGCGGCCATCGTCGCCGTGCCGACCATGGTCTGCGGGATCTACGGCATGAACTTCGAGAACATGCCCGAACTGCACTGGCGTTACGGCTACTTCATGGCGCTCGGGCTCATGGCGGTCGCCTGCTTCGTCATCCACCGCGGCTTCCGTCGCAACGGCTGGCTGTAGAGCGGGGTCCGGCGGCGGTACGGGGCCGGGCGGTGCGGGCCCGCACGGCAACTGCCGTACAGGGCGCGTCAGTTGCGGTGGCGGGAGAACAGGCCCTGGCGCTCGCGCCGGTAGCGCCGCTCCCAGCGCTCCATCCGGTCCCGGCGGGCCCGGTAGGAGCGGTAGTCGGAGTCCGCCCGGCCGGCTCCGGCCGGGCCGCCCGAGCCCGACGCCGAGCCGCCGCGGGAGGGACGCAGGAAGGTGATCAGGAGGGCCGCGACGGCCACCCAGAGGAGGACACTGCCGAGGCTGAGGCCGAATCCGTACAGGATCAGGGCGAGAAGGATCATCCAGAGGATCATGGTGGGTCCTTGAGGGACGGACCGGCGGCTTCCCCTGGCCGCCGATTTCAAGCCTCCAAGCTACTCCGCCCCAGGGGGAGTTGGCCTCCGAGTTACTGCGGGGCGAATCCGCTGGACGTCACCGCGAGCCTGGTCCCCACCCCGTTCGGGGCCCTCAGCCCGCGGTGCGGCGGCTCTCCGCGAGGCCGCGCAGACGCTCCATCTCGCGCCGGTCCCGCTTGGTGGGCCGGCCGAGGCCGCGGTCGCGTACGCCGGCGGCGAGGACGTCCGCGCGGGCGGGCGGCGGCGGGCTGTTGTCGATGTACGCCTCGACGGCGACCGGTGCGCCGACCCGCTTGCGCAGCAGCTGGACGACCTTGACGATCCGCTCCCGCCCGTCCATGCGCAGCCGCACCTCGTCGCCGACCCTCACCTGGTGGGCGGCCTTCACGCGCTCGCCGTTGACCTGGACGTGGCCGGCCCGACAGGCCGTGCCCGCCTGGGAGCGCGTCTTGGTGAGCCGGACCGACCAGATCCAGCTGTCGACGCGCACGGGGCCGGTACCTGTGCCGGTGGTGGTGCCGTTCGCTGCTTGGGCCATGCCCCCGACTCTAATCGGCGGGCGCGGCGGAGCCTCGCGGTTTTGGGACACGGACGGTGGATCGTCGCGCGGCACGGCGGCAGCGTCCTGGGCCTCAGCGGGGGGTGTAGGCCCCGGCAGGGGCGGGCGGACAAGGCGTTCCGGGCCCGTTGTCAGTGGTGTCGGTCACACTGAGGGCATGTGCAGAAGCATCAAGACGCTGAGGCCGCCGGCCATGCCGGAGGAGGCCACCGAGGACGACATCAGGGCCGCCGCCCTGCAATACGTGCGCAAGGTGTCCGGCTTCCGGGCGCCCGCCGAACACAACAGGGAGGTCTTCGAGCGCGCGGTGGACGAGATAGCCGACGCCACCCGCGCCCTCCTCGCCCACCTGGAGGTGCGCGGCGCGGGCGCGCGGAAGCCCGCGTGACCGGCCCGCTCGGGGGCGCGGGGCGGGAGACACCGGCGGCCTCGGTCAGGAAGCCGGGGCCGGCGCCGGTATCGGGCGCTTGACGACGTACGCCGCCAGCGCGCCCGCCGCGAACAGGGCGAGCAGGGACACCGCCGTGCCCAGCCAGGTCGCGCCCAGCCACTGGCCGCCGAAGTAGCCGAGCCCCACGCTGTACGTCGCCCACGCCACGCCCGCCAACGCCGACCAGGGCAGGAACTCCCGGATCTTGCGCTGCGCCGCGCCCGCGCCGAGCGAGACGACGGAGCGCCCGGCGGGCGCGAAGCGCGCGATGACGACGAGGCCGCCGCCGCCCCGGCTGAGCGCGAGGCCCAGTCGTTCCTGCGCCCGGGTCAGCCGGCGGGAGCGGCCGATCGCGCGTTCCAGGCGGGCGCCGCCGCGTCGGGCGAGACGGTAGGCGATCAGGTCGCCCAGGACGGAGGCGGTGGCGGCGCAGGCGGCGAGGGCGAAGAGGTCGGCGTGGCCGGTGGCCGGGACCGCTCCGGCGCCGGCCACCGTAGCCGACCCCGCGGCCGCGGTCGCCGCCGTGATCACGAGCACCCCGCTGGGCAGCACGGGAAGGAAGACGTCGAGAAGGACGGAGAGGGTGACGACGGCGTAGATCCAGGGGCTGGACGTCAACGCCCCCACACTCTCCAACACGTGCGCTCCTCTGCGGCTTGTCGGTTCC
Protein-coding sequences here:
- a CDS encoding RNA-binding S4 domain-containing protein, which encodes MRVGGMAQAANGTTTGTGTGPVRVDSWIWSVRLTKTRSQAGTACRAGHVQVNGERVKAAHQVRVGDEVRLRMDGRERIVKVVQLLRKRVGAPVAVEAYIDNSPPPPARADVLAAGVRDRGLGRPTKRDRREMERLRGLAESRRTAG
- a CDS encoding helix-turn-helix domain-containing protein, translating into MSTDFQNARVALGARLRELRIAAGLDGKGVAERLGWQRSKVSRLELGKQTPTPGDLGAWAQAVGRPELTAELTGRLSGVETKYRSWRRQLVTGHRARQELAIAETADTKVIRGLEVARIPGLFQTPDYARATFAANSEFRQVVKDIDDAVRTRMRRQQALYEPGKSFRFLVWEAALYVRMCSREVHAAQLDRLVSLIGLDTIELGIVPLGAQLRRTPAHGFWIYDRRLVIVETIDTEMWLDDEDSIRLYERAWDWLAESAVYGPQAHRAIARARASLDTM
- a CDS encoding DUF1990 family protein translates to MGGKRALRRAYARACGDAPSYREVGATGEGALPGGYRVFRRRIRVGCGQDAFERAGAYVLGWGVQRGAGFGVYPGVPAVPGATALVVLRPPGLPWPRLVIPCRVVWTVRAAERIGFAYGTLPGHPERGEESFVVGREADGLVWFEVAAFSRPARWYARLGGPLTRLFQDLATRRYLRAVAAAVRERAH
- a CDS encoding DUF2277 domain-containing protein, with amino-acid sequence MCRSIKTLRPPAMPEEATEDDIRAAALQYVRKVSGFRAPAEHNREVFERAVDEIADATRALLAHLEVRGAGARKPA
- the corA gene encoding magnesium/cobalt transporter CorA, which produces MMRNLRRAVRRSYRRTVDLSHPVRSPLGSAVVNCAVYVDGVRQKEDCPAEEALRRVRRLGEGAFVWIGLQEPTQEEFAGLAELFGLHRLAVQDAVTAHQRPKVVPYDDTLFSVFKTCRYVEHEQLTATSEVVDTGELMVFTGTDFVITVRHGCHGSLGPLREELESERERLAKGPSAVLHAVADHVVDDYLAVIEAMQSDMDAVETAVFAENAGRGDAGRIYQLKRELLELKRAVAPLARPLQRLAGEEVPGIDPEVRPYFRDVTDHLLRTTEQIAAFDGLLDSILQAHLAQVTVAQNEDMRKITAWAAIVAVPTMVCGIYGMNFENMPELHWRYGYFMALGLMAVACFVIHRGFRRNGWL
- a CDS encoding DUF6879 family protein, which translates into the protein MTLRFIGTTSDDGDCPTLYEVEGTGEILVQGERVTDPEHLAQLRDVKESETFVTVPRDLLTRFAPRAMTNALIPFAEVAHMFADFKHTAWRLETRRGYASDRKSRKWQRWQAGEGIADEPFDAWRSNVRKQTEQGKRFERVRLVDEPATEGQAYLLASGLGNVAAGEDIRNMTRAEAGRLGLPDWDFWLFDSRVLVRFVFDDEDNTLGVIVSEDPAEVLAACQARDSAWHCATRTEEFQRQVRSPV
- a CDS encoding DedA family protein — its product is MLESVGALTSSPWIYAVVTLSVLLDVFLPVLPSGVLVITAATAAAGSATVAGAGAVPATGHADLFALAACAATASVLGDLIAYRLARRGGARLERAIGRSRRLTRAQERLGLALSRGGGGLVVIARFAPAGRSVVSLGAGAAQRKIREFLPWSALAGVAWATYSVGLGYFGGQWLGATWLGTAVSLLALFAAGALAAYVVKRPIPAPAPAS